Genomic DNA from Bacterioplanes sanyensis:
ACGGCGCATGCCCTTTTCCACCTTGCCAAATCCAAGGCGCAGCAACCAACTGACATGCCAAGGTTGGCGATAGCTCAGTAGTGGGATAATCAGGGATGGCTGCTGCAACAGATAGTGATAACACAGCAGTCGCACATCCGGACCAGTTTCATCGTCTAAGCGCTGTTCCCACTCTCGGGCGATGGCCTGGTGCTTTGAAGAAACTGGCGTCAGCCTGTGTTGCGGATATTGCTGTTCGAGATAGTCAATGATCTCGGCCGAGCCTTGAATCTTCAGACCGTTGTCTATCAACAATGGCACGCTGCTGCTGCCCGCCAGTGAGCGAATGGTGCGTACATGGCGCCCCGGCAGTAAATCCTGCACCTCGTAGTGAAGACCTTTGTAGTCTAAGGCCCAACGAACTTTTTCACAGAAGTGGGATACAGGAAACTGATACAGTCGCATCTCGGAGCCGTTCCTTGCCAGAATAAAGCGCTCACCATAGCAGACGCGACTCGGCGATCAAACGTTTATTCGGCTCACAAGTGGCTGATCCGATCATAGTTTTGTTGCGCCTCGACGTTGCCAAGATCGGTACTAGTGCACACCTGGCTCGCAGAACCATAACCAGCCGCACTGATGTCGAATGCAAATTAGGGGGTAGAAATACGAATCTCCAGACCTGCACCATTGATGCTGTCCAGAAATGGGGTCTCTTCTGCGGTTTCAGCTTCTTCCCAATACAAGCGACCGGATAA
This window encodes:
- a CDS encoding glutathione S-transferase family protein, with protein sequence MRLYQFPVSHFCEKVRWALDYKGLHYEVQDLLPGRHVRTIRSLAGSSSVPLLIDNGLKIQGSAEIIDYLEQQYPQHRLTPVSSKHQAIAREWEQRLDDETGPDVRLLCYHYLLQQPSLIIPLLSYRQPWHVSWLLRLGFGKVEKGMRRWMRINERTAAAAQQRLQHTLDELGQAYQQGPFLAGPEFSRADISAASLLAPLFQPAGFDVPWPQSMPGELQGWLNQQRHNLAPLQSLYERFRSAGHELAEQQHGGVANAVSD